In Thunnus thynnus chromosome 20, fThuThy2.1, whole genome shotgun sequence, a single window of DNA contains:
- the LOC137172014 gene encoding integrin beta-3-like → MGALPAQRILWMCVLIFIGITAVCGSNVCTSRGASTCKQCLAVHPNCAWCFQEDFGHGVASSSRCDLKSNLVAAGCALSDLESPTSKMQVIEDRPLSNKAAGATQDVTQIKPQKLHITLRPDDAKQFTVKVRQVEDYPVDLYYLMDLSYSMNDDLFRLRTLGKGLAEAMNRTTSNLRMGFGAFVDKPLSPYMYISPKEAVKNPCYSINTTCLPQFGYKHVLSLTEKVGRFTEEVKKQMVSRNRDAPEGGFDAIIQAAVCKEQIGWRPGASHLLIFTSDAKTHVALDGRLAGIVTPNDGQCHLNSENMYSMSTTMDYPSLALITEKMSENNINLIFAVTNPVVPLYQNYSELIPGTTVGTLSNDSGNVVQLILKAYAKIRSKVELELQGVPEELSLSFNATCLNGEFIPGLKSCSGLKIGDTVTFSVEARARGCPKQKKKTFIIKPVGFKDALSITVTFECDCKCQTKAQPNSPKCNHGNGTYECGICLCHPGRLGPHCECAEGDYNPTEQDRCSGPAGSGGPQSAICSGRGDCVCGQCVCHSSDFGKVWGKLCECDDFNCLRYKGELCSGHGVCNCGFCQCAPDWQGENCNCSRRTDTCMSNLGLLCSGRGQCVCGACECTQPGAYGATCDKCPTCPDACTMKKECVECKHFKRGKLFVDNTCSRICKDEIELVDELVLHDTNAVNCTYKDEDDCVERFQYYEDASGKSILYVVKEPDCPKGPDILVVLLSVAGAILFLGLAALLIWKLLVTIHDRREFAKFEEERARAKWDTGHNPLYKGATSTFTNITYRGKD, encoded by the exons ATGGGTGCTCTCCCGGCGCAAAGGATACTGTGGATGTGTGTTTTGATCTTCATAGGAATAACAGCAGTTTGCG GTTCAAACGTCTGCACCTCCAGAGGGGCCAGCACATGCAAGCAATGTCTGGCTGTGCACCCCAACTGTGCGTGGTGCTTCCAAGAG GATTTCGGTCATGGGGTTGCTAGCTCGTCCCGTTGTGATCTGAAGAGTAACCTGGTGGCAGCGGGCTGTGCTCTGTCAGATCTGGAGTCTCCAACCAGCAAAATGCAGGTGATCGAGGATCGGCCCCTCAGCAACAAAGCAGCGGGGGCCACACAGGATGTCACCCAGATCAAGCCCCAGAAACTCCACATCACCCTCAGGCCAG ATGATGCCAAGCAGTTCACAGTGAAAGTGCGTCAGGTTGAGGACTACCCTGTGGATCTCTACTACCTCATGGACCTCTCTTACTCCATGAATGATGACCTCTTCCGTCTGAGGACGCTGGGAAAGGGCCTGGCTGAGGCCATGAACCGCACCACCAGCAACCTGCGCATGGGCTTTGGCGCTTTTGTTGACAAGCCACTTTCACCTTACATGTACATCTCCCCCAAAGAGGCTGTGAAGAACCCTTGCTACAG CATAAACACCACCTGTCTGCCCCAGTTTGGCTACAAGCACGTTCTGTCTCTGACGGAGAAAGTGGGCCGCTTCACAGAGGAAGTGAAGAAGCAGATGGTGTCCAGGAACCGAGATGCCCCAGAGGGAGGCTTTGATGCCATCATCCAGGCTGCTGTGTGcaag GAGCAGATCGGCTGGCGCCCTGGTGCATCCCACCTCCTCATCTTCACCTCAGATGCAAAGACTCATGTAGCTTTAGATGGTCGCCTGGCTGGAATCGTGACGCCCAACGACGGACAGTGCCACCTCAACTCTGAGAACATGTACAGCATGTCGACTACCATG GATTATCCATCTCTAGCATTGATCACAGAGAAGATGTCGGAGAACAACATCAACCTCATCTTTGCTGTCACCAACCCTGTGGTTCCTCTGTACCAG AACTACAGTGAGCTGATTCCTGGCACCACAGTAGGAACTCTGTCCAATGACTCAGGCAATGTTGTTCAGCTCATACTGAAGGCCTACGCT AAAATTCGTTCCAAGGTGGAGCTGGAGCTGCAAGGCGTCCCGGAGGAGCTCTCTCTGTCCTTTAACGCCACCTGTTTGAATGGAGAGTTCATCCCTGGCCTCAAGTCCTGCTCTGGACTAAAGATCGGAGACACG GTCACTTTCAGTGTGGAGGCCAGAGCTCGTGGTTGCcccaaacagaagaagaaaaccttCATCATCAAGCCTGTGGGCTTCAAGGACGCCCTCTCCATCACCGTCACCTTCGAGTGCGACTGCAAGTGCCAGACCAAAGCCCAGCCCAACAGCCCGAAGTGTAACCATGGCAACGGCACCTACGAGTGTGGCATCTGCTTGTGCCACCCAGGTCGCTTGGGACCACACTGTGAGTGTGCCGAGGGCGACTATAATCCCACAGAGCAGGACCGCTGCAGTGGACCAGCGGGCTCCGGAGGGCCCCAGTCTGCGATTTGCAGCGGCCGCGGGGACTGCGTGTGTGGCCAGTGTGTGTGCCACAGCAGTGACTTTGGCAAAGTCTGGGGcaaactgtgtgagtgtgatgaCTTCAACTGCCTGCGCTACAAGGGGGAACTGTGCTCAG GCCATGGTGTCTGTAACTGTGGCTTCTGCCAGTGTGCACCAGACTGGCAGGGTGAGAACTGTAACTGCTCCAGACGTACTGACACCTGTATGTCCAACCTGGGTCTACTCTGCAGTGGCAGGGGCCAGTGTGTGTGCGGGGCCTGTGAGTGCACCCAGCCCGGTGCCTACGGGGCCACGTGTGACAAGTGCCCCACCTGTCCTGATGCCTGCACTATGAAGAA GGAGTGTGTGGAGTGTAAGCACTTCAAGAGAGGCAAGCTGTTTGTGGACAACACCTGCTCTCGTATCTGCAAGGATGAGATTGAGCTTGTGGATGAATTAG TGCTTCATGATACAAATGCTGTGAACTGCACTTACAAGGATGAGGATGACTGTGTGGAGCGTTTCCAGTACTATGAGGACGCTAGTGGCAAGTCCATCTTGTATGTCGTCAAAGAGCCAG ACTGCCCCAAGGGTCCAGACATTTTGGTGGTGCTTCTGTCAGTGGCAGGAGCCATCTTGTTTCTAGGCTTGGCGGCTCTGCTTATCTGGAAGCTGCTCGTTACCATCCACGACAGACGGGAGTTCGCCAAATTTGAGGAAGAACGCGCTCGTGCCAAGTGGGACACG GGACACAATCCTCTCTACAAAGGAGCCACTTCCACCTTCACAAACATCACGTACAGAGGAAAAGACTGA